Proteins encoded in a region of the Oncorhynchus clarkii lewisi isolate Uvic-CL-2024 unplaced genomic scaffold, UVic_Ocla_1.0 unplaced_contig_409_pilon_pilon, whole genome shotgun sequence genome:
- the LOC139401123 gene encoding zinc finger protein ZFP2-like: MSSLSYSPPDKEEKICWTEKEALVKEEAVTIQEQVEGEAVTVKEVEEDISVKDEEDAFRVKEEVDVTVKEEEEEKEEDAGFGEKEVTVTVKEDEDVFLMKDEEGEITVTLEEDEEEKTGELINTSKYRDILDYRGSSGEPQQPCDAEEAENSLSRSEHLKKHLQRSTGRRTHCCSDCGKRFTSSGIKIHQRTHTGEKPFSCGQCEKSFSASSTLTVHQRTHTGEKPFSCGQCGNSFTTSSNLTEHQRIHTGEKPYSCGQCGKCFTSSGSLTQHQRTHTGNKPYSCGECGKSFGGSGVLTVHQRTHTGEKPYSCGQCGKSFTTSGHLIRHQRIHTGEKPYMCGECGKSFTTSSTLTVHHRTHTGEKPFSCGQCRKSFSSSSSLTEHQRIHTGEKPYSCGQCGKCFTTCGSLTQHQRIHTGEKPYSCNQCGKGFIRSVHLTQHQRTHTGEKPYSCDQCGKGFGQSGELTVHQRKHTGDKPYSCGQCGKRFASSGSLTLHQRTHTGEKAHSCDQR, encoded by the exons atgagttcactaagctactctcctcctgATAAAGAAGAGAAgatctgctggacggagaaagaagctctcgtcaaagaggaggctgttacaatacaagaacaagtagagggtgaggctgttactgTGAAAGAGGTGGAGGAAGACATTTCAGTGAAAGAcgaggaagacgcgttcagagtgaaagaggaggtggatgttacagtaaaagaagaggaggaagagaaagaggaggatgcagGTTTTGGAGAGAAGGAGGTTACTGTGACAGTGAAAGAAGATGAAGACGTTTTTTTAATGAAGGATGAAGagggggagattactgtcacattagaggaggacgaagaagagaagactggagaactgattaacaccagtaagtaca gagataTACTTGACTATCGTGggtcctctggggagcctcaacaaccttgtgatgctgaagaggcagagaatagtctctccagatcagaacacctcaagaaacactTGCAGAGATCCACAGGGAGgagaactcactgctgctctgactgtgggaagagattcacctcatcaggcattaaaattcatcagagaacacacacaggagagaaaccttttagctgtggtcaatgtgagAAGAGTTTTTCTGCCTCTAGCACTCTGactgtacaccagagaacacacacaggagagaaaccttttagctgtggtcaatgtgggaataGTTTTACTACATCCAGCAATCTGACtgaacaccagagaatacacacaggagagaaaccttatagctgtggtcaatgtgggaagtgtTTTACTTCATCTGGttctctgactcaacaccagagaacacacacaggaaataaaccttatagctgtggtgaatgtgggaagagttttggtggatCTGGAGTGCTCACagtgcaccagagaacacacacaggagagaaaccttatagttgtggtcaatgtgggaagagttttactacatctggcCATCTGATTcgacaccagagaatacacacaggagagaaaccttatatgTGTGgtgaatgtgggaagagtttcactaCATCTAGCACTCTGACTGTACAccatagaacacacacaggagagaaaccttttagctgtggtcaatgtaGGAAGAGTTTTTCTTCATCTAGCTCTCTGACtgaacaccagagaatacacacaggagagaaaccttatagctgtggtcaatgtgggaagtgtTTTACTACATGtggctctctgactcaacaccagagaatacacacaggagagaaaccttatagctgtaatcaatgtgggaagggTTTTATTCGATCTGTCCacctgactcaacaccagagaacacacacaggagagaaaccgtatagctgtgatcaatgtgggaagggtTTTGGTCAATCTGGAGAGCTGACAGTgcaccagagaaaacacacaggagacaaaccttatagctgtggtcaatgtgggaagagatttgcttcatctggctctctgactcttcaccagagaacacacacaggagagaaagctcatagctgtgaccagagataa